From a region of the Selenihalanaerobacter shriftii genome:
- a CDS encoding M20/M25/M40 family metallo-hydrolase: protein MEINKERIVNQFLKLVKINSPSRNERELADYLKRKLGELGITVKEDNVGGKFNGNTGNLIGTYSGEENLPTIFLAAHMDIVRSAKGINPIVEEGIIKTDGSTILGGDDKAGITAILETIQLLKESEIKHGNLEIIFTAGEEIGLFGAKYLDENTLEAEFGFVLDSGGPVDKIIVSAPTEKDFDIEITGKAAHAGVEPEKGISAIEVGCDIITQLKLGKIDEETTANIGVIEGGEATNIVADKLSIKGEARSRDEEKLEQIITEIQDICSKKEEEWEAKIELNITKAYSNFKLTKEDEVVKVAMQSLKDIGLDPKLRPRGGGSDANIFNEKGIPTVNLGIGVKNDHTTKEQIAIEDLVKCTNLVVKIIENVGK from the coding sequence ATGGAAATAAATAAGGAAAGAATAGTTAATCAATTTTTGAAATTAGTTAAGATTAATAGTCCTTCTAGGAATGAACGGGAATTAGCTGATTATCTGAAGCGTAAATTAGGTGAATTAGGTATAACAGTTAAAGAGGATAATGTTGGAGGAAAGTTTAACGGTAATACGGGAAACTTAATCGGTACCTATTCTGGAGAAGAAAATTTACCTACTATATTTTTAGCAGCTCACATGGATATTGTTAGGTCAGCAAAGGGAATTAATCCAATAGTAGAAGAAGGGATAATAAAAACTGATGGTAGTACAATTTTAGGAGGCGATGATAAGGCTGGAATCACTGCAATCTTAGAAACAATTCAATTATTAAAGGAATCGGAGATTAAACATGGTAATTTAGAGATTATATTCACTGCTGGAGAGGAGATAGGCCTTTTTGGTGCTAAATATTTAGATGAGAATACTTTAGAGGCGGAGTTTGGGTTTGTTTTAGATAGTGGAGGTCCAGTAGATAAGATTATTGTTAGTGCTCCTACAGAAAAAGATTTTGATATTGAAATTACAGGAAAAGCAGCACATGCTGGAGTTGAACCAGAAAAAGGTATTAGTGCTATTGAGGTTGGTTGTGATATAATAACTCAATTAAAATTAGGTAAAATAGATGAAGAGACTACAGCAAATATAGGAGTGATTGAAGGAGGAGAGGCTACTAATATTGTAGCTGATAAATTATCTATTAAAGGAGAAGCTAGAAGTAGAGATGAAGAGAAGTTAGAGCAAATAATTACAGAAATTCAGGATATCTGTAGTAAAAAAGAAGAAGAATGGGAAGCAAAAATAGAGTTGAATATTACAAAAGCTTATTCAAACTTTAAATTAACCAAAGAAGATGAGGTAGTTAAGGTAGCGATGCAATCATTAAAAGATATTGGATTGGATCCTAAATTAAGACCAAGAGGTGGAGGTAGTGATGCTAATATTTTTAATGAAAAGGGTATACCTACGGTTAATTTAGGAATTGGTGTTAAAAATGACCATACCACAAAAGAACAGATTGCTATAGAAGATTTAGTAAAATGTACTAATTTAGTCGTTAAAATAATCGAAAATGTTGGAAAATAG
- a CDS encoding DUF3866 family protein yields the protein MLAIKKGRVIEIISQRFGLTEVKVKLKNDQIREAINYDELTGKVELNDEVILNTTAVELSLGTGGYDFILYILNSEPRNLTGSGHIMKLRYSPYQIKCLSVEEEMSKHREAIKSFTSLDEYPVIIGSLHSMLAPVSMVLDKLSTRQLRVAYVMTDAAALPIRLSNAVAQLKQDGLITSTITVGHAFGGDLEAVNIYSGLIAAKEVVEADVIIVAMGPGIVGTGTEYGFTGLEQGEIINAVRVLGGTPIAIPRISFSDQRQRHYGISHHSLTAIGKVALKEAVIGLPKLSESKQDRLEDQIKEYNLTNKHDIRYICGEGMLDIINEYDIKVSTMGRNEKDDPEFFMTVGISGLLALEILGT from the coding sequence GTGTTGGCGATTAAAAAAGGAAGAGTTATTGAAATTATTAGTCAAAGATTTGGATTGACTGAAGTAAAAGTTAAGTTAAAGAATGATCAGATAAGAGAAGCAATAAATTATGATGAATTAACCGGTAAGGTAGAGTTAAATGATGAGGTGATTTTAAATACTACTGCTGTAGAACTAAGTTTAGGGACAGGAGGATATGATTTCATACTTTATATTCTTAACAGTGAACCTAGAAATTTAACAGGTTCAGGGCATATTATGAAATTAAGATATTCACCGTATCAAATTAAATGTTTAAGTGTGGAAGAAGAAATGAGTAAGCATAGAGAAGCAATTAAATCTTTTACTTCTTTAGATGAATACCCAGTAATTATTGGTTCATTACATAGTATGCTAGCTCCAGTAAGTATGGTTTTAGATAAATTAAGCACTAGGCAGTTAAGAGTAGCATATGTTATGACCGATGCTGCTGCTTTGCCTATTAGATTAAGTAATGCTGTAGCTCAATTAAAGCAAGATGGTTTAATTACAAGTACAATTACTGTCGGGCATGCTTTTGGAGGAGATTTAGAAGCAGTAAATATTTATTCCGGATTAATAGCTGCTAAAGAGGTAGTTGAGGCAGATGTGATTATAGTTGCTATGGGTCCTGGGATAGTAGGGACAGGAACAGAATATGGATTTACCGGTTTAGAACAAGGTGAAATTATTAATGCTGTTAGAGTTTTAGGTGGGACTCCAATTGCCATACCAAGGATTAGTTTCAGTGATCAACGACAGAGACATTATGGCATTAGTCATCATTCTTTAACTGCTATAGGAAAAGTTGCTTTAAAAGAAGCAGTTATTGGTTTACCTAAATTATCAGAGTCTAAACAAGATAGATTAGAAGATCAAATCAAAGAGTATAATCTTACTAATAAACACGATATTCGTTATATATGTGGAGAGGGAATGTTAGATATTATTAATGAATATGATATTAAAGTAAGTACTATGGGCCGCAATGAAAAAGATGATCCTGAATTCTTCATGACAGTAGGGATATCAGGACTATTAGCATTAGAGATATTAGGTACTTAG
- a CDS encoding NUDIX hydrolase codes for MSQSLIEEKLKSTEIYEGRILNLKIDDIKLPNDKKAKREIIEHAGGVAIVPYMKDTKEVIMVRQFRNPMEKVLLEIPAGMLEIKEEPKMAARRELEEETGYKTGDLKRIGSFYTSPGFCDEKIHLYLAQNLSKYEQNTDTDEFIEIVKLSIDELKEKLYTSEMMDAKTIIGIQYLLNFLDE; via the coding sequence ATGAGTCAATCACTAATTGAAGAGAAATTAAAGAGTACCGAAATTTATGAGGGAAGAATTCTTAACTTAAAAATAGATGACATTAAATTGCCTAATGATAAAAAGGCTAAAAGAGAAATAATAGAACATGCTGGAGGAGTAGCAATAGTACCTTATATGAAAGATACTAAAGAAGTGATTATGGTTCGACAATTTAGAAATCCTATGGAAAAAGTATTATTAGAAATTCCTGCTGGTATGTTAGAAATTAAGGAAGAACCGAAGATGGCTGCCCGTAGAGAATTAGAAGAAGAGACCGGTTATAAGACTGGAGATTTAAAGAGAATAGGAAGTTTTTATACATCACCAGGCTTTTGTGATGAAAAAATTCATTTATATTTAGCGCAGAATCTATCAAAATATGAACAGAATACAGATACTGATGAATTCATTGAAATAGTTAAATTATCAATAGATGAGTTAAAGGAAAAATTGTATACTTCAGAGATGATGGATGCTAAGACGATTATTGGAATTCAATATTTACTAAATTTTTTAGATGAGTAA
- the spoIIM gene encoding stage II sporulation protein M, with product MFSLTRIGSSSLQFVKRNLSILLFLIIIFISGITFGSIAVKMLSYSEKSELVNYLSSFFQTFKGELVLQKRMLAQHAILYNLKMIVLVWTLGLSIIGMPLIPIIVFLRGFVLGFAIGFLVDELAFKGLIFALASILPHNLLVIPALILSSVAGIAFSFNLLKSRFLKFPINFAQYFFGYSTLMLLLAIILACAGIIETFLTPVLMSLVTKIIIKG from the coding sequence ATGTTTAGTTTAACAAGGATTGGCAGTAGTAGTTTACAGTTCGTTAAAAGAAATTTATCTATTTTGTTATTTCTAATAATTATATTTATTAGTGGAATTACTTTTGGCTCTATTGCTGTTAAAATGTTAAGTTATAGTGAGAAGAGTGAGTTAGTCAATTATTTATCTAGTTTCTTTCAAACTTTTAAAGGGGAGTTAGTATTACAAAAGCGTATGCTGGCTCAACATGCTATCTTGTATAATTTAAAGATGATTGTGTTAGTATGGACTCTAGGACTTTCTATTATCGGAATGCCATTAATTCCTATAATTGTTTTTCTACGTGGTTTTGTGCTTGGTTTTGCTATAGGATTTTTGGTAGATGAATTGGCATTTAAAGGGTTAATTTTTGCTCTTGCTTCTATTTTACCACATAATCTATTGGTGATACCTGCTTTAATTTTATCTAGTGTAGCCGGAATTGCTTTTTCTTTTAATTTACTTAAAAGTAGATTCTTGAAATTTCCCATTAACTTTGCTCAATATTTTTTTGGTTACTCTACTTTAATGCTTTTATTAGCTATAATATTAGCCTGTGCTGGAATAATTGAAACTTTTTTAACTCCTGTTTTAATGAGTCTTGTAACTAAAATTATTATTAAAGGATAA
- a CDS encoding phosphopentomutase, translated as MGIERVLLIILDSVGIGALPDADEFGNEGASTLPHIAKAIGGINLPNLESLGLGNITEIEGVTKVDKPTGAFGRMAEASNGKDTTIGHWEIAGIISEEAFPTYPNGFPPEIIDLFEEKIGRGVLGNRPESGTVIIEELGKEHIKTGKPIVYTSADSVFQIAAHEEVIPVEELYEMCKVAREILTGEHAVGRVIARPFVGELGDFERTDRREDFSLEPPAKTILDYISESDKSVMAVGKIEDIFSHQGITDSIHSGNNQEAIQDIQKFLNKGDEGLIFANLVDFDQEYGHRNDPEGYAKALERFDSNLPKIIESLTDDILMITADHGCDPTYEGTDHTREYVPLLVYGSLIEDGVDLGTRKSFADLGATIVDLLEVNEIKDGTSFKNEILK; from the coding sequence ATGGGAATTGAAAGAGTATTATTAATAATTTTAGATAGTGTAGGAATTGGAGCTTTACCTGATGCGGATGAGTTTGGGAATGAAGGGGCTAGTACTTTACCTCATATAGCAAAAGCAATAGGTGGTATTAACCTACCTAATTTAGAAAGTTTAGGATTAGGGAATATTACGGAGATAGAAGGTGTAACTAAAGTAGACAAGCCAACTGGAGCATTTGGTAGAATGGCTGAAGCATCTAATGGTAAAGATACAACGATTGGTCACTGGGAGATAGCTGGAATTATATCTGAAGAGGCATTTCCTACTTACCCTAATGGGTTTCCACCTGAAATAATAGATTTATTTGAAGAAAAAATTGGTAGAGGGGTATTAGGTAACCGGCCAGAATCCGGAACAGTAATTATTGAAGAATTAGGTAAAGAGCATATTAAAACAGGCAAGCCTATAGTTTATACTTCAGCTGATAGTGTGTTTCAGATTGCTGCACATGAAGAAGTTATTCCTGTTGAAGAATTATATGAAATGTGTAAGGTAGCTAGAGAAATTTTAACTGGAGAGCATGCAGTTGGTAGAGTAATAGCTAGACCTTTTGTAGGTGAACTAGGTGATTTTGAAAGGACAGATAGAAGAGAGGATTTTTCTTTAGAGCCACCGGCTAAAACTATCTTAGATTATATCAGTGAATCTGATAAATCTGTAATGGCGGTAGGTAAGATAGAAGATATATTCTCACATCAGGGTATTACTGATTCAATACATAGCGGGAATAACCAAGAAGCTATTCAAGATATTCAAAAGTTTTTAAACAAAGGTGATGAAGGTTTAATTTTTGCTAATTTAGTGGATTTTGATCAAGAGTATGGTCATCGTAATGACCCGGAAGGGTATGCTAAAGCTTTAGAAAGATTTGATAGCAATCTACCAAAGATCATAGAATCATTAACTGATGATATATTAATGATTACTGCGGATCATGGATGTGACCCAACTTATGAAGGGACAGATCATACTAGAGAATATGTTCCATTATTAGTTTATGGTTCTTTAATAGAAGATGGGGTTGATTTAGGTACTAGGAAAAGCTTTGCAGACTTAGGAGCTACTATCGTGGATTTATTAGAAGTTAATGAAATAAAGGATGGGACAAGCTTTAAGAACGAAATATTAAAATAA
- a CDS encoding purine-nucleoside phosphorylase — MNLIKVKESVKYLNDLVDIKPDIALILGSGLGVLADEIEEATLVTYDEIPNFPVSTVEGHAGQLVIGKLEGKNVIAMQGRFHYYEGYKMEEVVFPVRVMRLLGAEKLMVTNSAGGVNRNYNVGDLMIINDHINFMGTNPLIGPNESELGPRFPDMSEPYNQKLIDLAESMAEDEGVNTRKGVYLAMTGPSYETPAEIRLISRLGADAVGMSTVPEVITANHMEMDVLGISCITNMAAGILPQPLDHDEVIETTRRVKSKFIKLVKGIVREI, encoded by the coding sequence GTGAATTTAATTAAAGTAAAAGAAAGTGTAAAATATTTAAATGATTTAGTTGATATTAAACCAGATATAGCTTTAATTTTAGGTTCCGGCTTAGGAGTTTTAGCTGATGAGATAGAAGAAGCTACATTGGTTACTTATGATGAAATTCCTAATTTTCCAGTCTCTACTGTAGAAGGTCATGCTGGACAACTAGTGATTGGCAAATTAGAAGGAAAAAATGTTATTGCTATGCAAGGAAGATTTCATTATTATGAAGGATATAAAATGGAAGAAGTAGTATTCCCGGTTCGGGTCATGAGGTTATTAGGTGCTGAGAAATTAATGGTTACTAATTCAGCAGGAGGAGTTAATCGTAATTATAATGTGGGAGACTTAATGATTATTAATGATCATATTAATTTCATGGGAACTAATCCATTAATAGGACCTAATGAATCAGAGTTAGGCCCACGTTTTCCAGATATGTCTGAGCCTTATAATCAAAAGTTAATTGATTTAGCGGAGTCTATGGCAGAGGATGAAGGAGTCAATACAAGAAAAGGTGTTTATTTAGCTATGACAGGTCCTAGTTATGAAACTCCAGCAGAAATTCGATTAATTTCAAGGTTAGGTGCTGATGCAGTAGGTATGTCTACAGTTCCAGAAGTGATTACGGCTAATCATATGGAGATGGATGTTCTAGGGATATCATGTATAACTAATATGGCAGCAGGTATTTTACCACAGCCTTTAGACCATGATGAAGTAATTGAGACTACTCGACGAGTAAAATCTAAATTCATTAAATTAGTTAAAGGGATTGTGAGGGAGATATAA
- a CDS encoding pyrimidine-nucleoside phosphorylase, producing the protein MRAYDIILKKREGKELTTEEIKFLIQEYTAGNLPDYQISAWAMAMFFAGMNDRETADLTLAMSNSGDTIDLSPIQGTKVDKHSTGGVGDTTTLVLAPLVAAAGAPVAKMSGRGLGHTGGTIDKLEAISNFNTSLSRDKFINNVNKIKVAVAGQTGNLAPADKKLYSLRDVTATVDSIPLIASSIMSKKIAAGADGIVLDVKIGSGAFMKSYEDAKELAELMVNIGKNVQRETIAVLSDMEQPLGLAVGNALEVKEAVETLRGEGPADLTALCLTLGSQMLKLAGVVNDVEVGRERLEKVLVDGTGLDKLKEMISAQGGNSEVVDDLSLLPEAETKVEVKAKESGYITEIVAEEVGLSAMMLGAGRETKEDEIDLGVGIVLANKVGDKVARGDRLASLHVNGQSNLEAAKEKLLRAYTIGSDAPEERPLVYEVIS; encoded by the coding sequence ATGCGAGCCTATGATATTATTTTAAAGAAAAGAGAAGGAAAAGAGTTAACCACAGAAGAAATAAAATTTTTGATTCAAGAATATACTGCTGGTAACTTACCAGATTATCAAATCTCTGCTTGGGCTATGGCAATGTTTTTTGCAGGGATGAATGATAGAGAAACAGCAGATTTAACTTTAGCAATGTCTAATTCTGGTGATACTATAGACTTAAGTCCTATACAAGGAACCAAAGTCGATAAACATAGTACAGGAGGAGTAGGTGATACAACAACTTTAGTTCTTGCTCCTTTAGTAGCGGCTGCTGGTGCGCCAGTAGCAAAAATGTCAGGTAGAGGTTTAGGGCATACTGGAGGGACTATAGATAAATTAGAGGCTATTTCTAATTTTAATACTTCATTATCTCGAGATAAGTTTATTAATAATGTAAATAAGATTAAAGTAGCGGTAGCCGGACAAACAGGTAACCTAGCTCCTGCGGATAAGAAGTTGTATTCATTACGTGATGTAACAGCTACTGTTGACTCAATACCTCTAATAGCTAGTAGTATCATGAGTAAGAAGATAGCTGCTGGTGCAGATGGAATTGTGTTAGATGTTAAAATTGGTAGTGGAGCTTTTATGAAGAGTTATGAAGATGCTAAAGAGTTAGCAGAGCTCATGGTAAATATTGGTAAAAATGTTCAACGTGAAACAATTGCAGTTCTTTCGGATATGGAACAGCCTTTAGGTTTAGCCGTAGGTAATGCGTTAGAAGTTAAAGAGGCTGTTGAGACATTACGAGGAGAAGGGCCGGCAGATTTAACAGCTCTTTGCTTAACTTTAGGTTCACAAATGTTAAAGTTAGCAGGTGTAGTTAATGATGTGGAAGTTGGTCGAGAGAGATTAGAAAAGGTGTTAGTTGATGGTACAGGTTTAGATAAATTAAAAGAGATGATATCTGCTCAAGGTGGTAATTCAGAAGTGGTAGATGATTTAAGTTTATTGCCGGAAGCTGAAACTAAAGTAGAAGTTAAAGCTAAAGAAAGTGGATATATAACTGAGATTGTAGCAGAAGAAGTTGGGCTTTCAGCTATGATGTTAGGGGCAGGAAGAGAGACTAAAGAAGATGAGATAGATTTAGGTGTAGGTATAGTTTTAGCCAATAAAGTTGGCGATAAAGTGGCACGAGGAGATAGATTGGCTAGCTTACATGTTAATGGTCAGAGTAATTTAGAAGCAGCCAAAGAGAAATTACTAAGAGCATATACTATAGGTTCAGATGCTCCAGAAGAGAGACCGTTAGTTTATGAAGTGATAAGTTAA
- a CDS encoding Spo0E family sporulation regulatory protein-aspartic acid phosphatase, which translates to MYDIKILKREINKLKVDLKELVTHNEKDKELNTKRIIDKSQELDELIVSFMKKE; encoded by the coding sequence ATGTATGATATTAAAATTTTAAAAAGAGAAATTAATAAACTAAAAGTAGATTTAAAAGAACTAGTAACACATAACGAAAAGGATAAAGAACTTAATACTAAAAGAATTATAGATAAAAGTCAAGAACTAGATGAACTAATTGTTTCATTTATGAAAAAAGAATAA
- a CDS encoding methyl-accepting chemotaxis protein, protein MTAIFKKMNPIKRLYWGMIGIGLGMGIIFPFYANWFVDWLPGRLVFFVIGCLLAGLSVGLLNYYIMKKVLGYVIERSFKKVETHLGENIIQQKETNSFGTEHFQILDDIFKDIGEVFSHVYKNQEKIEELMLNSKNNITSLKNNTTEVATSSQEVSASIEEIATAMEDLSLHSSNIVNFNQKTHKGLENNEEEVQLGNTYLNKALKAMNNLEEKIDHINDIFKTTQKISEQTEMLALNASVEAVKTGDNNGFKVVAEEIRKLAEKSTKASKEIYETLESIHKASYKVIKVITGSEKNQLETQQKYFDDNIKTSITDIFSNISTSSHESLNAMDEIVDETREQAVSTQQVSASTQQISAAIQQVASNTQMVNNITDDLVEDIEQTITASNNLMDYIQEKIGDKR, encoded by the coding sequence ATGACAGCTATATTTAAAAAGATGAATCCAATAAAGCGACTATATTGGGGAATGATAGGGATAGGCTTAGGAATGGGAATTATATTCCCGTTTTACGCTAATTGGTTTGTAGATTGGTTACCAGGTCGATTAGTCTTTTTTGTGATAGGATGTCTATTAGCAGGATTGTCAGTAGGATTACTCAATTATTACATTATGAAAAAAGTCTTAGGATATGTAATAGAAAGATCATTTAAAAAAGTAGAAACACATTTAGGAGAAAATATTATTCAACAAAAAGAAACTAATTCTTTTGGAACTGAACATTTTCAAATATTAGATGATATCTTTAAGGATATAGGTGAAGTTTTTAGTCATGTATATAAAAATCAAGAAAAAATTGAAGAATTAATGTTAAACAGCAAAAATAACATAACATCTCTAAAAAATAATACTACTGAAGTTGCTACCTCTAGTCAAGAAGTTTCAGCTTCAATAGAAGAAATTGCTACTGCTATGGAAGACCTTTCATTACATTCTAGCAATATTGTAAACTTTAATCAAAAGACTCATAAAGGTCTTGAAAATAACGAAGAAGAAGTACAATTAGGTAATACATATCTAAACAAAGCACTAAAAGCAATGAATAATCTTGAAGAAAAAATTGATCATATAAATGATATCTTTAAAACTACTCAAAAAATAAGTGAACAGACTGAAATGTTAGCTTTAAATGCTTCAGTTGAAGCAGTAAAGACAGGTGACAACAACGGCTTTAAAGTAGTAGCAGAGGAAATTCGTAAATTAGCTGAAAAAAGCACAAAAGCAAGTAAAGAGATTTATGAAACTTTAGAATCAATTCATAAAGCCTCCTATAAAGTTATAAAAGTAATTACTGGTAGCGAAAAGAACCAATTAGAAACTCAACAAAAATATTTTGATGATAACATAAAGACAAGTATTACAGATATTTTTTCAAATATATCAACTTCTTCTCATGAATCACTTAATGCTATGGATGAAATTGTAGATGAAACTAGAGAACAAGCTGTTAGTACTCAACAAGTTTCTGCTTCTACTCAACAAATCTCAGCTGCAATTCAACAAGTTGCCAGTAATACACAGATGGTAAATAATATTACAGATGATTTAGTGGAAGATATAGAACAGACTATTACAGCTAGTAATAATTTAATGGATTATATACAAGAGAAAATTGGTGACAAAAGGTAA
- a CDS encoding D-alanyl-D-alanine carboxypeptidase family protein: MFKRLFIIILISSLMLFIYSPFIAAQSIPDPQFDLKAKSAILMEAKSGRILFKKDSNEKLPPASITKIMTLLLTMEAIDEGRAKLDDMVSTSEHAASMGGSQIWLEPGEELTLENMIKAIAIVSANDACVAVAEYLYGTDEAFVNAMNKKAKELDMKGTYFMNTNGLPPSDPEIQGNHTSANDVALMSRELINKYPRVLDYTGVWIDHLRDGDSFLRNTNNLVRFYKGADGLKTGYTSEAGYCVSATAQREGLRFVAVVMQEKNSKVRFNEAGKLLSYGFNLYRSIKVVKKGDLVIDRIEIYKAKNPMIQAIAKEDLMAAVFRGNEDKLKRQVVIHSDLVAPLKKGDKVGELRVVASDKVIASVDLVANRDVEKGNILQIIIQLLKKFFMNIVNLFN, encoded by the coding sequence GTGTTTAAACGATTATTTATAATTATTTTAATTTCTTCTTTAATGTTATTTATTTATTCTCCATTTATAGCTGCTCAAAGTATTCCAGATCCTCAATTTGATTTGAAAGCCAAGTCAGCTATTTTAATGGAAGCTAAGTCAGGAAGAATTCTTTTTAAAAAAGATTCAAATGAGAAATTACCACCGGCTAGCATTACTAAAATTATGACTCTTTTATTAACTATGGAAGCAATTGATGAAGGAAGAGCTAAATTAGATGATATGGTATCTACTAGTGAACATGCAGCAAGTATGGGCGGTTCTCAGATTTGGTTGGAGCCAGGTGAAGAGTTAACTTTAGAAAATATGATTAAAGCTATAGCAATTGTGTCTGCAAATGATGCTTGCGTGGCAGTAGCAGAGTACTTATATGGTACTGATGAAGCTTTCGTGAATGCTATGAATAAGAAAGCAAAAGAGTTAGATATGAAAGGTACATATTTTATGAATACCAATGGTCTACCCCCAAGTGATCCAGAAATACAGGGTAATCATACTAGTGCTAATGATGTAGCTTTAATGTCTAGAGAATTAATTAATAAATATCCTAGAGTTTTGGATTATACAGGGGTTTGGATTGATCATTTAAGAGATGGAGATTCTTTTTTACGTAATACTAATAATTTAGTTAGATTTTATAAAGGAGCTGATGGCTTAAAAACTGGTTATACAAGTGAGGCTGGTTACTGTGTATCAGCTACTGCTCAAAGAGAAGGATTAAGATTTGTAGCAGTGGTTATGCAAGAAAAAAACTCAAAGGTTCGATTTAATGAAGCAGGTAAATTATTATCTTATGGTTTTAATCTATATCGTTCTATTAAAGTAGTCAAGAAAGGCGATTTAGTAATTGACCGAATAGAGATATATAAAGCTAAAAACCCGATGATTCAAGCAATTGCTAAAGAGGATTTAATGGCAGCAGTATTTAGAGGAAATGAAGATAAATTAAAGCGTCAAGTTGTAATTCATAGTGACTTAGTGGCACCTTTAAAGAAAGGAGATAAAGTAGGGGAATTAAGAGTTGTAGCAAGTGATAAGGTAATAGCTAGCGTAGATTTAGTAGCTAATCGTGATGTAGAAAAAGGTAATATATTACAGATTATTATTCAATTATTAAAGAAGTTTTTTATGAATATAGTTAATTTGTTCAATTAA
- the spoIIAA gene encoding anti-sigma F factor antagonist, translating into MDLEIERQGVNLIVRISGELDMHTVDSLRNKIEERLNEEVGIKNMILNLESVDFIDSSGLGFIIGRYKRISNHGGELKIINVKKSINKVFELSGILKIVDIFDNEQQALKAI; encoded by the coding sequence GTGGATTTAGAGATAGAAAGACAAGGAGTTAATTTAATTGTAAGGATAAGTGGAGAGTTGGACATGCATACTGTTGATTCATTACGAAATAAGATAGAAGAAAGATTAAATGAAGAAGTAGGAATTAAGAATATGATTCTTAATTTAGAATCAGTTGATTTTATTGATAGTTCAGGACTCGGCTTCATTATAGGTAGATATAAAAGGATAAGTAATCATGGTGGAGAACTAAAAATTATAAATGTTAAAAAATCTATTAATAAAGTCTTTGAATTATCAGGTATTTTGAAGATAGTTGATATCTTTGATAATGAACAGCAAGCTTTAAAAGCGATTTAG
- the spoIIAB gene encoding anti-sigma F factor: MSGNSAKLEIKSVTDNIGLARVTVASFAAQLDFTLSEIEEIKVAVSEAVSNAIIHGYSNDDGVITIGLEIDDEELVISVEDYGQGILNIEQACEPSYTTADRMGLGLVFIESFMDDLNITSTVDEGTQIRMIKVPEKLKRKAN, encoded by the coding sequence TTGAGTGGGAATAGTGCTAAGTTAGAAATCAAGAGTGTTACGGATAATATAGGTTTAGCTAGAGTTACAGTAGCTTCTTTTGCTGCTCAGTTAGATTTTACTCTATCTGAAATTGAGGAGATTAAGGTAGCAGTTTCTGAAGCTGTCTCTAATGCAATTATTCATGGATACTCTAATGATGATGGAGTGATAACGATAGGATTAGAAATAGATGATGAAGAATTGGTAATTTCAGTAGAAGATTATGGACAAGGCATTTTAAATATTGAACAAGCTTGTGAACCATCATATACTACAGCAGATAGGATGGGATTAGGTTTAGTCTTTATTGAATCATTTATGGATGATTTGAATATAACTTCAACAGTAGATGAGGGAACTCAAATTAGGATGATTAAAGTACCAGAGAAGTTAAAGCGGAAAGCAAATTAG